In the Anomalospiza imberbis isolate Cuckoo-Finch-1a 21T00152 chromosome 3, ASM3175350v1, whole genome shotgun sequence genome, GTGGATTTAAACTAATAATTCCAGCTGCTCTCAGCCAGCTGGAGAAACGTCACTGGAAAAAGTCCTGTGAAATTCAGTGCAGCCAAATGCCAGGTCCTGGAGTTCGGTGTGGGATGGCAGAGCAGTCTGCTCCTCATGAGGCCAGGGAGTGGGATGAGGAAACTGGAGTGCCTGGAGATGTCCCAGTGTGGGGCTGGTCAGGCTCCAGCTGGAGTGTCCTGGGTGTTTCTGGGACGTGGGCAATTGGGAAGAGTCCAGAGGCAGTGGGAGCTGGGGCTCTACCTGAGCCCTTTGGCCAGTCAGTGCAGGCTGGGGAAGGTTCCAGCAGCACGTCAGACATTGCAGGCACACTGTGGGATCCCTGGGTGGTTTGTGGAGCTGGAGTGGAGTCAGTGACCTCCCGAGGCCACAGGCAGGGATCCAGGGCTGTCAGGGCATccctggcagaggctgctgggTTTGGGACCTGCCTGCCTCCCCCTCTGCTCCTTGGCCTGGTGTcaccagctccaggagcagatggacctcagtggctGAGTGTGCTGGGTTGTgagccaggggctgtgggtcagggagACACTGGGCCTTTCTGGAGGGGTTATGGAGTGTGCAACCTTGGTTTAGACCAGTTTAATTTTGGAGACACCTTGGAGTCTACCTGGTCATGgaatcactgaatcacagaatggtttgggtgggaagagaccttaaagttcatcctgttccacctctgccatggcagggacacctgccactgtcccaggctgctcccagccccagtgtccagcctggccctgggcactgccagggatccaggggcagccacagctgctctgggcaccctgtgccagggcctgcccaccctgccagggaacaattcctaattcccaatatcccatccagccctgccctctggcagtgggagccattccctggctcctgtccctccatcccttgtccccagtccctctgcagctttcctggagctcctccaggccctgccaggggctctgagctctccctggatccttctcctctccaggtgagcagccccagctctcccagcctggctccagagcaggggGAGTCCAGCCCTGGAGCATTTCCATGGCCTCCATCAGCTCCATGTGCTTCCATGAGCAGTGTCACTGAAAACTGTCTGTAAACCTACAGTCTCTGGGGTCCGTGGCCTCTGAAGCACAGGGCAGAATGTGCAGTTCATTCTTTCAAATGAATCCTCAGTTAATTCTCAATACGCAGCTGATTGCCGCCTCCCTGCCCGGCAGCTTTGTTGAAGCTCATCTCATCCCTCCCAGCAGAGATCCCAGGAGGAGATGGGACAATCCAGGCTGTCCCTGATGTTTTGAGACCCCTTCCCAGCATATTGCTCACAGACACCACCATTTACCAGCCTGAGTGATGGCGCACAGACTTTGGGCAGAAATGGCAGGAATGGGCATTGGCAGGATCGAGTTAAAGCTTTGTAAGGCTGATCTGAGAACAAAATTCCTCTCAGTGTTGGGTCTGAGCTTCAGACAATGTTGAGTTCTTGTCTCTGTGGCCGCTGGCATGGAGGGGTCCCTgtattattatatattacaatatattatgtattattattataaatatattattaaaaaaacacctTATAAAATCAAGCCTTACAATTTCAACTAAACTTAACAACTAACCTAAAAAgttcctgtttaaaaaaaaaacattaaaataaaaataaatttacataACAATCTATTCatataaaaaaaacaactaacacctacaaaaaaaaatctatccaTAGAAAGCACTCACATcccaaagaacaaaaaatgtaaactacctaaaaaagtttaataaacGTGTACGCTACTACCAACCAATAAAcgaaataaaataaataaataaaatcaggtTCAGTAAATTACGAACCAATTAAATTCAAACACAATACCTTCTTATATTCCCGTAAATATGAACtgtgtaaataaaaatttttaaaattctgttttaagCTATGCAGAAATTTTCAAAGTATATTAAAACTATGTATTATAACCATATTAAAATGATATAACTATATTATATAGTTATGTAGTTATAGAATAACTATATTagtattatattatatatattatattatattatattatattatattatattatattatattatattatatttattatattatattatattatatattatatgttatgttatgttatgttatgttatgttatgttatgttatgttatatttttatttattatattatattatatattaattatattatagtaataatataatataatataatataatataatataatataatataatataatataatatatacagTTATATTATAACTATATTTAAACTATATATAAaacaaagtaaataaaaattttaaatactaTATTTAAActatgtaaataaaaaaattacttttttttttttttaattaaaaaaaattcaaattaaaaaaaaatttaaagaccAAAAGGATTCTCCATAAAACCCAGCGGGTAAGTCCATCTCCATGACAGGACTGTGGTGTCTCCCCAGGGACACGGCGGGGCAGGAGCGCTTCCACACCATCACCACCTCCTACTACCGAGGGGCCATGGGCATCATGCTGGTGTACGACATCACCAACGCCAAGAGCTTCGAGAACATCAGCAAGTGGCTCAGGAACATCGACGAGGTGAGTGCCACGTCCCAGCCCGAGCACCTGTGGTGGCCCAAAGGGTCCCCggagctcagctctgccaggggttttcagcttccctttttccctgtCGAGGTCAGGATTGAGGGCACTCCAGAGGACAGTTCACATtcagactcaggtgtttattgTTCCTTACCTGTGTTACAGTCTCACAGCAGTGAGTTCTGCAGTTCTTCACTACCAAGGCACAAAATGGCCAACTGGCTCTTGGTACAGGGTCTTTTAAGGCTAAACTATCCagttaagaaatgacacctgaattattttcacttttaacccaataactgatccctCAAAGTCTGCAATGTGGgcttttctgtccaattacaaaataccacccaaacccgtggaggagaaggtgaagaagaaggagcagcctccaccctaaaacctccatcttgctccATATTTATTACTGCattctaaaaccccaaactcttAAATTTTCCACCTTGTGGCATCACACACTCCTAACCAACTCCACACCCGTAATCCCAGAGCTCTCAGTCAGTTCTggaagcttctccaggggcttagGACACATGCAGTGCTCTCCTGGGGTCAGAGTCTGCCAGCATAGAATGGATGAAATTCCCTGCTGGACATTACCAGGAGCCTGTGGTGTCCAGAAATACCCACTGTGAGCATGAGCAAACTGTGTGCCTGTGCTGGAGGAGGGTGAGGAGCACTCTGGGACCTGAGAagggcagctctgggagcagctcaCACCCCACAGTgagggcagaggggcagcagagccaggagctgcagaggagctACACTGTGTGTCACTACTCACAGTAGCTGTTCCTGAGTCTCTTGGGttgaaaagccaggtgtctgctaaggaaggcaggagcctcccctgaaatggaaaatgcaaaccccctccctccgaattattataattttgaaattaaggggctctcaggcaaagatatgggaatgagactaacagttctttattaggaaaattaaaaatacaaatgcaatagtacaaacagACAAAACCAACCCTGCCAGggtcagagcagccctggcagcctgtgggtcaggggggtggcagcagtcccatcccatggtggctcagccctcctgcagtgccagctgtggctctgctggagcaggatcctggagaaggctggagttttcctctgaagctccagggctggtggggatgggcctgggcttcctctgggaatgcggtggggaagaaagctgctcctctgggaatgccgtggggaagaaagctgctcctctgggaatgccgtggggaagaaagctgctcctctgggaatgcagtggagaagaaaactgctcctctgggaatgccgGGGGGAAGAAaactgctcctctgggaatgcagtggggaagaaagctgctcctctgggaatgcagtggggaggaaagctgctcctctgggaatgcagtggggaagaaagctgctcctctgggaatgcagtggggaagaaagctgctcctctgggaatgccgtggggaagaaagctgctcctctgggaatgctggggggaagaaagctgctcctctgggaatgcagtgggcaaaggctgctgtggtgctcccaaggtcagattgtatccaggtaggaatgtttggctcctcctcccctgggcagagcttctcccagtgggatgatggaattttctcagccatgcagggacactcattggcccatgaacagaagataattaataattaatggcccatgaacagaagagatctcctggagggaggatgggttgtggatgagataaagaaaactgccttattaacagaagataactgccccacctctgacagatggggatAGAACACACACCCCCATTTCCAGCCTAAGGCACTGAGTGTGAGCCTGGAAATCCTCCAAGGTGATTCAACATCACCATCTCCACTCCCTCGTAATCGTGTCATGAAATATTTGGAGGTTTCTCATGGCTGGTGCAGGTAGCCTGGCTCCTGGTAGCTGATCATTACCCTTGGCAGaggacagccaggacagggaggctgcaaaatttcaggcaagGTCaagtgaagcagaagaaaagtgaTGTGGAAGCATTAAGTGCCTGCATCCCCACAAATTCATCCTCCAGGAGTTCTGAGATGGCAAGAGAGCAGCACAACTGGCAGTTCCTGGTTTTGTTATGCTGCTCCCAAGTGGAACAAATGTTTGGATTTTCCTAGAAAGCACAGAGATGGCCCTGTAGAACTGAGCACAGGTGAGGGCTGTCAGACACTGCTCAGTGGAGCCCTGAAGCTGgagaaagcagcacagcaaaaaTGGGATGTGGGATTTGAATTTCCCAGCATGAGAAGTGGGACACGATGGTGTTTGTGAAGTGCCCTGTGTGGTGGGAACAGGAAGGCAGCACAGGAAGAGGCTCAGCAAAGGGTAAACTTGAAGCTGAGGCCTTTGGATTCTGCAGTTGCTTTGTTAAAAAACTCAGAGGTGTCCCAGGTGAGTGATGGATGTCATTGGTACCGTCAGGGCTTTTGGTGCCCTCGTGTTTTCCATGTAGCCCACATTTGATTTCAGGTGCATTGTGGAGGCTACTCAGGGGCTGTGGCTGTCAAAGGGACGTTTGACACCTTGGGGAGCTGTTTTTGTTACAGGAGAAGCTCAGGAGTGGAGTGTCTTTGCAAAAATCACAGAGGCAGTGAGGTTGGAAAATCCTTTGGAGCTCATGGAGTCCAACCATGCCctccactgccaaggccaccactgccctatgtccccaagtgccacatcttggggacatccacacagcttttaaatccctccagggatgggaactccaccactgcctgggcagcctgtggggaaTGAATTTTTCCCAGGTCCTTTCCTGcccagcagcttcccagcccctctggggTGTTCCATGGGGTTGGTGTGACCCCAGTGCAGGACCCAGCTCTTGGCCTGGCTGTCCCTCAGCCCGTGGATCCAGGCTGTCctggtccctctgcagagctccctgcccCCAGCAGATCCACATCCCACCcccctggggctgtccctgagCTGAGCCAGGGTGGTGCCCTCCATCCCCGTGCCCAGCCCGTCCATGAAGGTGTTGAGCAGGACTGAGCCAGGCCTGAGCCCCCTGGTTCCCAGCTGGATGTGCCTCCATGGCCAGCTTTATCCAGCAGGGTGCACCTATCCAAGCCAGCACCGgccagtttctccaggagaatgccATGGGGAAAGGTGCCAAAGGCTTCAGCAAAGCACAGGCAGTTGCCACAGCCTGGGCTCAGTtgccacagcctttccctcacccATTAAGGTCACAGTCAcagaaggagatcaggttggtcaagcaggacctgTCACAAAGCCAGACTGGCTGGGCCTGCTCTCCTGCTTGTCCTGCACGTGCTGTGTGATCACAGCCCAGGTGATCTGCTCCAGgaccttccccagctcctggaaTTCCTGGATCCTCCTTCAGTACTTCCTGGAGCCTGGCATCACACTGGCCAACCTCCAGTGAGACAGGAcctccccagctcaccaggacTGATGAGAAATGATCCATATTCCCCCTCCAGAGaggcctgtgctgcagggaatGGGCTGGATCTGGGATTCCTCATCCCTGCCAGGCTGACACTGCATCCTCCTGCCCCGCGCCGTGCAGGAAACACCgacccctcccctccctgctccctttggaGAGCCTGCCCCACTCTCTGCtttctgcttccctttcctccctcattTCTCTCTTTGGGTCCTGCCCCCTGTTCTCCTCCTTGGCCCCTCTTTCTCCCCGGCTCATCCCTCACCTTGTGCAGTGGCAAAGTGGGGAGGAGAAAACCATTAACCAGTGCTAGGAAGTCATTAGGAGGCTGGGGTTAATTAACAGCTTGTTCCTCTGCCACTGCAGTGCATGAAGCTCCATGGTGGGCGGCTGTAAATGTCCCCAAACTGCAGGTGCAGATGGTGGCCTGGCCACACCAAAGTGAAGCAGCTATTTTGGGTGTGCAGGGGGACATGTGTGACCCTGTAACCCGGTCCCTGTGTCCTTCCAGCACGCCAACGAGGATGTGGAGAGGATGCTGTTAGGAAACAAGTGTGACATGGAAGATAAAAGAGTTGTCCCTAAAGCAAAAGGTGAACAGGTGAGTATCAAACAAAAACTTCTTTATCCAAGTCAGCAAATCACTGCCAAGATTTCTGCCTGCTCCAGGGGGTTGGGATGCCCCAGTGGGATGTGTCAGGGAATGAATGCAGGAGCTGATGGATGTGAACCCTGGGAATGTTTTCTCAGAAACTGCCATGAACGGGATGAGTTCGACTGCAGTTTCTGCTTCCTTTGATAACTCAGAATTTCCAGACCATCCCTGAAGTTCCTCATCGTGTCACAGTGTGCGGTGTCTGTCCTCTTAGGCCCAGACACAGACTCGGGATTATTTAGTAGATTTTAATTGTTCTGAATTGTGACATTCTGAATCTTCTGAGCCACCTCAcctggctggtgctgctggtgcccGTTGGAAGggagtcacagaatcccagaatccctgaGGCTGGGAAAGAGCTCCCAGacattgagtccaacctgtgcccaatccccaccttgtccccagcccagggcactcagtgccacatccctgccctggacacctccagggatgggcactgcaaacctccctgggcagcccctgccaaggcctgagcaccctttccagggagaaattcctgctgctgtccaccctgagcctgccctgcccagcctgaggccatttccccttgtcctgtccctgttccctggcagcagagcccgaccccccctggctgtcccctcctgtcaggagttgtgcagagccacaaggtccccctgagcctccttttctccaggctgagccccttcccagctcccccagcccctcctggggctccattcccttcccagctcccccagcccctcctggggctccattcccttcccagctccctcagcccctcctggggctccgttcccttccctggacacgctccagcccctccaggtctctcctggcaggaggggcccagagctgcccccagcactggaggtgccccagcagtgccagcccaggggacgggcactgccctggccctgctgccaccccagagctggcacagccccggggccaGTGGCCtcttgcccacctgggcacccctgggctcATGTCCAGTCCAGTATTCCCTGCTTTATAAATGCTGCTGATCCCAAAGTGGTGCTGGAATGTCCCCAGCATCTCTAACCTCCCTCTCTCTGTTTCTGCAGATTGCCAGGGAGCACGGTATTAGGTTTTTTGAAACTAGTGCAAAAGCAAATATAAACATTGAGAAGGCATTCCTCACATTAGCAGAAGACATTCTTCGAAAGGTAGGTGCTCAGAGCATTCCTTTGGAACAAATATCCT is a window encoding:
- the RAB10 gene encoding ras-related protein Rab-10, whose translation is MAKKTYDLLFKLLLIGDSGVGKTCVLFRFSDDAFNTTFISTIGIDFKIKTVELQGKKIKLQIWDTAGQERFHTITTSYYRGAMGIMLVYDITNAKSFENISKWLRNIDEHANEDVERMLLGNKCDMEDKRVVPKAKGEQIAREHGIRFFETSAKANINIEKAFLTLAEDILRKTPVKEPNSENVDISSGGGVTGWKSKCC